One Oncorhynchus clarkii lewisi isolate Uvic-CL-2024 unplaced genomic scaffold, UVic_Ocla_1.0 unplaced_contig_10383_pilon_pilon, whole genome shotgun sequence genomic window carries:
- the LOC139404934 gene encoding coiled-coil domain-containing protein 12-like, with translation MEQSVGSLQEQALKRKERLKALRGRQLQVRDGEDGEPDRKRDRAEEEAEEERHRELKLRNYTPEDEELKERQVPKAKPVSVEEKVKEQLDAAKPESVIEEVDLANLAPRKPDWDLKRDVAKKLEKLERRTQKAIAELIRDRLKGSEEELAGAVGAIGVTAEGDSD, from the exons ATGGAGCAATCGGTTGGTTCACTGCAGGAACaagcattaaaaaggaaagaaagacTTAAAGCTTTGAGAGGTCGACAACTTCAA gtgagagatggagaggacggGGAACCAGACAGGAAGAGGGACCGGGCCGAGGAGGAAGCTGAAGAGGAGCGACACAG AGAGCTGAAGCTGAGGAACTACACCCCAGAGGATGAAGAGCTGAAGGAGAGACAGGTGCCCAAGGCCAAACCTGTTTCAG TGGAGGAGAAAGTGAAGGAGCAGCTAGATGCAGCGAAACCAGAGTCAGTCATCGAAGAAGTG GATTTGGCCAACCTAGCCCCCAGGAAGCCTGACTG GGATTTGAAACGAGACGTGGCGAAGAAGCTGGAGAAGCTTGAGAGGAGAACACAGAAGGCCATCGCTGAACTTATCC gtgatcGTCTGAAAGGCAGCGAGGAGGAGCTGGCTGGAGCTGTGGGAGCCATAGGGGTCACAGCAGAGGGGGACTCAGACTGA
- the LOC139404930 gene encoding uncharacterized protein — translation MSVEGSVTLHPPEQTPAVTLHPPEQNPAVTLHPPEQTPAVTLHPPEQTPAVTLHPPEQTPAVTLHPPEQTPVVTLHPPEQTPAVTLHPPEQTPAVTLHPPEQTPAVTLHPPEQTPAVTLHPPEQTPAVTLHPPEQTPAVTLHPPEQTPAVTLHPPEQTPAVALHPSEQTPAVTLHPPEQTPAITLHPPEQTLAESKIILIKKGYDLRSP, via the coding sequence ATGTCTGTTGAAGGTTCTGTAACATTACACCCACCTGAACAGACCCCAGCTGTAACGTTACATCCTCCTGAACAGAACCCAGCTGTAACGTTACATCCTCCTGAACAGACCCCAGCTGTAACGTTACATCCTCCTGAACAGACCCCAGCTGTAACGTTACACCCTCCTGAACAGACCCCAGCTGTAACGTTACACCCTCCTGAACAGACCCCAGTTGTAACGTTACATCCTCCTGAACAGACCCCAGCTGTAACGTTACATCCTCCTGAACAGACCCCAGCTGTAACGTTACACCCTCCTGAACAGACCCCAGCTGTAACGTTACATCCTCCTGAACAGACCCCAGCTGTAACGTTACATCCTCCTGAACAGACCCCAGCTGTAACGTTACACCCTCCTGAACAGACCCCAGCTGTAACGTTACATCCTCCTGAACAGACCCCAGCTGTAACGTTACATCCTCCTGAACAGACCCCAGCTGTAGCGTTACATCCTTCTGAACAGACCCCAGCTGTAACATTACATCCTCCTGAACAGACCCCAGCTATAACGTTACATCCTCCTGAACAGACCCTAGCTGAGTCTAAAATTATCCTGATAAAGAAGGGCTATGACTTGAGGTCTCCGTGA